From Cydia fagiglandana chromosome 6, ilCydFagi1.1, whole genome shotgun sequence, the proteins below share one genomic window:
- the LOC134665083 gene encoding cytochrome P450 18a1-like: MFENLGHYCRAMLSSFTPDLLKIFMNILYLLFYSTSFIIFARIHNAFKLPPGPWGLPFLGSLPWMGRGAPHSWLLQQAARYGDLTSVQLGSNLMVCIGSSRILRDLFNRPDSISRPHTPLNNLLCGRGIVLSEGLLWRKQRQFLHEKFRALGASGVGINQRFEHCVLVEIEELLAKFESTREQPIDPTSILGRHVHNAICQLMMSFRFEEQDPEFKTFNERVTKGMELYGAIHIGEHVPAYLDLPGKKSVLKEIRRNLRDVSEFHVRKVAERRRHLLDIDMDHHEPTDLLDYYLLELRNNSVGSKLFDGVDPDEQIVQVFNDLFSAGMETVRTSLLWALLMMLRNPSAETAVRAALAQALDPGELVTLDHRARLYYIEAVLYETLRIVSVVPLGTTHVNSSAWKINGYKIPAGTHLVPLLNKINMDPEFFPDPNNFTPERFIKDGKVELPDTFIPFGVGRRVCLGEQVAKTELFLFFANIMNSYTFYLPEGELMPELEGVMGITHAPLPYKLCFRKIE; encoded by the exons GGCCATGGGGGCTACCATTTTTAGGAAGTTTGCCATGGATGGGGCGCGGTGCCCCTCACTCCTGGCTCCTGCAGCAAGCGGCTCGCTACGGCGACCTCACTTCAGTGCAACTTGGCTCCAACCTGATGGTCTGCATCGGATCTTCCCGAATTCTGAGAGACCTCTTCAACCGACCTGATTCGATTAGCCGACCGCATACGCCTCTCAATAACTTGTTGTGTGGACGAG GAATCGTTCTCAGCGAAGGTCTGCTCTGGAGGAAGCAGCGTCAGTTTCTGCACGAGAAATTTCGCGCTCTTGGTGCCAGCGGCGTTGGTATCAACCAGAGATTTGAACATTGCGTCCTC GTGGAAATAGAAGAACTTCTAGCAAAGTTTGAAAGCACGAGGGAGCAGCCGATAGACCCGACGAGTATCCTGGGCAGGCACGTCCACAACGCCATATGCCAGCTGATGATGAGCTTCCGTTTTGAAGAACAAGACCCTGAATTCAAGACCTTTAATGAGCGAGTCACAAAAGGCATGGAGCTGTACGGAGCCATACATATCGGGGAGCATGTACCGGCCTACTTG GACCTACCAGGCAAAAAGTCAGTGTTAAAGGAAATTCGGCGAAATCTGCGAGATGTGAGCGAGTTTCACGTGCGAAAAGTGGCCGAACGCCGGCGACATCTCTTGGATATCGACATGGATCACCACGAGCCAACTGATCTGCTGGACTATTACTTGCTCGAGTTACGAAATAATTCTGTTGGTTCTAAACTATTTGACGGAGTTGATCCAG ATGAACAGATAGTCCAAGTATTCAACGATCTATTCTCCGCTGGCATGGAAACCGTCCGGACGAGCCTGCTGTGGGCCTTGTTAATGATGCTCCGAAACCCGTCGGCAGAGACCGCGGTGCGCGCCGCGCTCGCCCAAGCACTCGACCCAGGGGAACTGGTCACATTGGACCACCGGGCGAGGCTGTACTATATTGAAGCTGTCTTGTATGAAACTCTGAGGATCGTGTCTGTGGTGCCGTTGGGAACGACGCATGTTAATTCTTC TGCTTGGAAAATTAATGGCTATAAAATTCCGGCCGGCACCCACCTAGTCCCACTACTGAACAAGATCAACATGGACCCCGAATTCTTTCCCGACCCCAACAACTTTACTCCAGAGAGGTTCATAAAAGATGGTAAGGTGGAACTCCCAGACACCTTTATACCATTCGGCGTCGGTCGCCGCGTGTGCCTAGGAGAGCAAGTGGCTAAGACAGAACTCTTTTTATTCTTTGCAAACATTATGAAtagttatacattttatttaccaGAAGGTGAACTTATGCCAGAATTGGAAGGCGTTATGGGCATTACTCATGCTCCTTTGCCTTATAAATTATGCTTTAGAAAAATAGAATAG